A window of the Gossypium arboreum isolate Shixiya-1 chromosome 2, ASM2569848v2, whole genome shotgun sequence genome harbors these coding sequences:
- the LOC108456933 gene encoding peroxisome biogenesis protein 5-like isoform X2 has translation MMRAQEADPINLEVLLALGVSHTNELEQTVALKYLYGWLRHHSKYGTLAPPELANSLYYAYALNLKPNYVRAWANMGISYANQCFQVSSGWSSSEILSHCQAIAIGVSSGWSLSEILSHCQAIAIGC, from the exons ATGATGCGTGCTCAGGAGGCCGATCCTATCAATCTGGAAGTACTTCTTGCTCTTGGTGTGAGTCATACAAATG AATTGGAACAAACTGTTGCTTTAAAGTATCTGTATGGATGGTTACGTCATCACTCAAAGTATGGTACTCTTGCACCACCGGAGCTTGCTAATTCCTTGTATTATGCATAT GCACTAAATTTGAAGCCAAACTATGTGCGTGCTTGGGCAAACATGGGTATCAGTTACGCCAACCAG tgtttccaggttagctcaggttggagttcgtcggagatattatcacactgtcaagctattgctattggt gttagctcgggttggagtttgtcggagatattatcacactgtcaagctatcgctattggt
- the LOC108456933 gene encoding peroxisome biogenesis protein 5-like isoform X3 has protein sequence MMRAQEADPINLEVLLALGVSHTNELEQTVALKYLYGWLRHHSKYGTLAPPELANSLYYAYALNLKPNYVRAWANMGISYANQVSSGWSLSEILSHCQAIAIGRNYMVYHRLEKWSSL, from the exons ATGATGCGTGCTCAGGAGGCCGATCCTATCAATCTGGAAGTACTTCTTGCTCTTGGTGTGAGTCATACAAATG AATTGGAACAAACTGTTGCTTTAAAGTATCTGTATGGATGGTTACGTCATCACTCAAAGTATGGTACTCTTGCACCACCGGAGCTTGCTAATTCCTTGTATTATGCATAT GCACTAAATTTGAAGCCAAACTATGTGCGTGCTTGGGCAAACATGGGTATCAGTTACGCCAACCAG gttagctcgggttggagtttgtcggagatattatcacactgtcaagctatcgctattggt AGGAATTACATGGTTTACCACCGGTTAGAGAAGTGGAGTTCTCTATAG
- the LOC108456933 gene encoding peroxisome biogenesis protein 5-like isoform X1 — protein sequence MMRAQEADPINLEVLLALGVSHTNELEQTVALKYLYGWLRHHSKYGTLAPPELANSLYYAYALNLKPNYVRAWANMGISYANQCFQVSSGWSSSEILSHCQAIAIGVSSGWSLSEILSHCQAIAIGRNYMVYHRLEKWSSL from the exons ATGATGCGTGCTCAGGAGGCCGATCCTATCAATCTGGAAGTACTTCTTGCTCTTGGTGTGAGTCATACAAATG AATTGGAACAAACTGTTGCTTTAAAGTATCTGTATGGATGGTTACGTCATCACTCAAAGTATGGTACTCTTGCACCACCGGAGCTTGCTAATTCCTTGTATTATGCATAT GCACTAAATTTGAAGCCAAACTATGTGCGTGCTTGGGCAAACATGGGTATCAGTTACGCCAACCAG tgtttccaggttagctcaggttggagttcgtcggagatattatcacactgtcaagctattgctattggt gttagctcgggttggagtttgtcggagatattatcacactgtcaagctatcgctattggt AGGAATTACATGGTTTACCACCGGTTAGAGAAGTGGAGTTCTCTATAG